One genomic segment of Desulforamulus reducens MI-1 includes these proteins:
- a CDS encoding methyl-accepting chemotaxis protein produces the protein MKSIKFIIVTITISITVLIFAAQTGLGFYHFKSILSTQIESSLKTDVEKEAGFLNGKLDNVGKLARILAADLESLPQYNIELYEPIIKKYIQEEDLALGSGYWLEPFIYNEQTEYYGPYIYKDNGNLQLTLDYSNQEYNYFQYDWYKNALNSDKKLCWSEPYLDTVTNLTMMTISSSIKKDGRLIGATTVDVELKELQDYVSKIKVGQRGYAFIITSSGYYMAHRDESKNLKVKITEEKDPQVQAMGNTIINATVSGTTENSINNSKYMVSYAPIGQTGMKLVMVLPKEEATSVLAKFYTTNGISLLIALILFSVVLFLFINKVLTAPLKLIVLEAQRISGGDLTIDAQGKLNRLSLLKNEIGQLAEAFQVMSHNVREIVSQIIDKSNTLAASSQQLNANAQQTSAGANETAVTITKIASTVGTVSENSQEVSQQAGQVVDYANNGYQGIKSINKQMDIISSGSLQVNHSVVSTNNSINKINQFVEVIMKIADQTNLLALNAAIESARAGEAGKGFAVVADEVRKLAENTSQSTKEIQQLISEIAVESQNAVKAIEESEKEVRKGNEIVNEVGNSFTEIITAINNLNEQIKHIALSTEQLNSGVENVAATTEEQTAAIEEVSATSTQLSVIAEELTKLTNRFKI, from the coding sequence ATGAAAAGTATAAAATTTATTATTGTTACGATTACTATTTCTATTACAGTCCTGATCTTTGCGGCTCAGACTGGGCTGGGTTTTTATCATTTTAAGAGTATCCTGTCCACTCAAATCGAGTCCTCTCTAAAAACAGACGTTGAGAAGGAAGCTGGTTTTTTAAACGGCAAGCTTGATAATGTTGGTAAACTGGCCAGAATATTAGCTGCAGATTTGGAATCATTGCCACAGTATAACATTGAGCTATACGAACCCATTATTAAGAAATATATCCAAGAAGAAGACTTGGCTCTGGGTAGCGGATACTGGTTGGAACCATTTATCTATAATGAACAAACAGAATATTATGGTCCATATATTTATAAAGATAACGGTAATCTGCAGTTAACGTTGGACTACAGTAACCAGGAGTACAATTATTTTCAATATGACTGGTATAAAAACGCATTAAACTCAGATAAAAAATTGTGTTGGAGTGAACCCTATCTAGACACAGTTACCAATTTAACGATGATGACCATAAGCAGTTCTATTAAGAAGGATGGTCGGTTAATTGGTGCTACCACCGTAGATGTTGAACTTAAGGAACTACAGGACTATGTGTCTAAGATTAAAGTTGGGCAAAGGGGTTACGCGTTTATTATCACATCTTCTGGATATTATATGGCCCACAGGGATGAAAGTAAAAATCTAAAGGTTAAAATTACAGAAGAAAAGGATCCCCAGGTTCAAGCTATGGGGAATACTATTATCAATGCTACTGTTTCCGGAACGACAGAAAATAGTATAAATAATAGTAAGTATATGGTTTCCTATGCACCAATTGGTCAAACAGGCATGAAACTGGTTATGGTGCTGCCCAAAGAAGAAGCTACCTCGGTGTTAGCCAAGTTTTATACCACCAATGGGATCAGTTTACTTATAGCCCTAATTCTTTTTAGTGTGGTATTATTTCTATTTATTAACAAAGTTTTAACAGCCCCCTTAAAATTAATTGTATTGGAAGCACAGAGAATTTCCGGTGGAGATCTAACTATAGATGCCCAAGGTAAACTTAATAGACTAAGCCTTCTCAAAAATGAAATTGGCCAACTTGCAGAAGCGTTCCAAGTTATGTCCCATAATGTAAGAGAAATCGTCAGTCAGATCATAGATAAATCCAATACCCTTGCGGCTTCATCCCAGCAATTAAATGCAAATGCCCAACAAACTTCTGCTGGTGCCAATGAAACGGCGGTAACCATAACTAAAATTGCCAGCACCGTGGGAACTGTTTCGGAAAATTCACAGGAAGTATCCCAACAGGCAGGCCAGGTAGTTGATTATGCAAACAATGGCTATCAAGGAATAAAGTCAATTAACAAGCAGATGGATATAATTTCTTCAGGTTCTCTGCAAGTGAATCATTCAGTTGTCAGTACTAATAATTCTATTAATAAGATTAATCAATTTGTTGAAGTGATTATGAAGATTGCCGATCAGACTAATTTGCTGGCCCTTAATGCAGCCATAGAATCGGCAAGGGCTGGAGAAGCAGGAAAAGGATTTGCAGTGGTGGCAGATGAAGTTAGGAAATTGGCTGAAAATACCTCCCAGTCTACCAAAGAAATTCAGCAGCTTATTTCTGAAATTGCAGTTGAATCTCAAAATGCTGTAAAAGCTATTGAAGAAAGCGAAAAAGAAGTAAGAAAAGGAAATGAAATTGTTAATGAGGTTGGGAACAGCTTTACAGAGATTATAACTGCCATTAACAATTTAAATGAACAAATTAAACATATTGCCTTGTCAACTGAGCAGTTGAATTCTGGTGTAGAGAATGTTGCGGCAACCACAGAGGAACAAACTGCAGCAATTGAGGAGGTTTCAGCAACTTCCACACAATTAAGTGTTATAGCTGAAGAGTTAACCAAGTTGACCAATAGGTTCAAAATCTAA
- a CDS encoding MATE family efflux transporter: MKKTFSTKEKILQFMTILWPILITQISLSAMVMLDTVMSGNAGARDLAGVAIGSSLWVPISTGITGILLAVTPIIAQSVGAGRRDHVPFTVIQGSYLAIAISIIVLICGAIALKPVLNTMHLESPVRDIARRYLVGLSFGITPLFIYTIFRCFIDALGQTRVSMFITLLSLPINILLNYVLIFGKLGFPRLGGVGAGYATAITYWCVFFIALYVLHRVEPFSCYNFFKKWLGISFSAWRTQLKLGIPIGFSIFFETSVFSGVTLLMSQYNTVTIAAHQAALNFASFLYMVPLSISMALTITIGFEVGAQRYSDAKQYSLLGLGIAVGMAVCCGIGLLLFGDQVAGLYTKDQTVFKLTQQFLVYALFFQLSDAIATPVQGILRGYKDVNVSFIVALASYWVIGLPLGHILSLYTPLAAFGYWVGLIVGLAIGATSLLIRMVIVQRNAAMGGKKIGLCK; encoded by the coding sequence CCGGCAATGCAGGGGCCAGGGATCTAGCCGGGGTTGCCATCGGTTCCAGCCTCTGGGTACCCATTTCCACTGGCATTACGGGCATTTTACTGGCTGTAACCCCCATCATTGCCCAGTCTGTAGGAGCGGGAAGGAGGGACCATGTCCCCTTTACGGTAATCCAAGGGAGCTATCTGGCCATTGCCATTTCCATTATTGTTCTTATTTGTGGTGCCATCGCATTAAAACCAGTTTTAAATACCATGCACTTGGAGTCACCCGTGCGGGACATTGCCAGACGTTACTTAGTGGGGCTTTCCTTCGGCATTACCCCCCTGTTCATCTATACCATATTTCGCTGCTTTATTGATGCCCTGGGCCAAACACGGGTGTCTATGTTTATTACGTTGCTGTCCTTGCCCATCAACATATTATTAAATTACGTACTGATTTTTGGCAAGCTGGGTTTTCCCCGTTTGGGTGGCGTGGGTGCAGGTTATGCAACAGCCATAACTTATTGGTGTGTTTTTTTCATTGCTCTTTATGTATTGCACAGGGTAGAGCCCTTTTCCTGTTACAATTTTTTTAAAAAATGGCTTGGTATCTCTTTCTCCGCTTGGCGAACCCAGCTTAAGCTGGGTATACCCATTGGCTTCTCTATCTTTTTTGAGACCAGTGTTTTCTCTGGGGTAACACTATTGATGAGTCAGTATAACACCGTTACCATCGCTGCACACCAAGCCGCCTTAAACTTTGCCTCATTTTTATATATGGTGCCCTTAAGTATCTCCATGGCCCTAACTATTACCATTGGTTTTGAAGTAGGTGCCCAGCGATACTCCGATGCTAAACAATACAGTTTATTGGGGTTAGGTATTGCGGTGGGAATGGCTGTCTGCTGTGGCATTGGTCTACTGCTCTTTGGCGATCAAGTGGCTGGGTTGTACACCAAAGATCAGACGGTTTTTAAATTGACCCAGCAGTTCCTAGTATATGCCCTTTTCTTTCAACTTTCTGATGCCATCGCCACACCGGTGCAGGGAATACTCCGGGGCTATAAGGATGTAAATGTTTCATTTATTGTTGCACTGGCCTCATACTGGGTTATTGGCCTGCCCCTGGGACATATCCTTTCCCTCTATACGCCCCTGGCAGCCTTTGGCTACTGGGTAGGACTTATTGTGGGTCTAGCCATAGGTGCAACAAGCTTACTGATTCGTATGGTTATCGTTCAACGAAATGCGGCAATGGGAGGAAAAAAGATTGGTCTGTGCAAATAA
- a CDS encoding RluA family pseudouridine synthase produces MVCANNQVVLCVEASQNGKFLRDFLKHKDISDRALKKLRNEGEILCNGAKVTWRTIVNTGDKVVLIYPIPPRNQYLPPEPLDLSIISEDEDIALVNKQPGMCVHPTLAYPSGTLANGLVYHWLENNPAPTFHAVNRIDRNTSGLVLVAKNSYSAQKLFLQRKRKQLARSYVALVHGKIVQRNGYIDLPLEKCEGKTTKRQISSTGQQALTRFEVLQYITDCTLIRLMPETGRTHQIRVHLSHLGHPLVGDTLYGGSIAQIGRHCLHADKISFLHPRTGHPMSFQIPLAEDMLQVITEMGRAKL; encoded by the coding sequence TTGGTCTGTGCAAATAACCAGGTTGTCCTTTGTGTGGAAGCCAGCCAGAACGGTAAATTCCTTAGAGATTTTCTTAAACACAAGGATATTTCGGATAGAGCATTGAAAAAACTCCGAAATGAAGGGGAAATTCTTTGCAATGGCGCTAAGGTCACCTGGCGTACCATCGTTAACACTGGTGACAAAGTGGTCCTGATATATCCCATTCCCCCTCGAAACCAGTACCTGCCACCGGAACCGTTGGACTTGTCGATTATCTCTGAAGACGAAGATATTGCTTTGGTCAATAAACAGCCCGGTATGTGTGTTCACCCAACCTTGGCCTACCCTTCCGGTACCCTGGCCAATGGCTTAGTTTATCACTGGTTAGAGAACAACCCAGCGCCCACCTTTCATGCCGTAAACCGCATTGACCGTAATACCTCAGGCCTTGTATTGGTGGCTAAAAACTCCTACAGTGCACAAAAACTGTTCTTACAGAGGAAACGTAAACAACTGGCTCGCTCATACGTTGCCCTAGTTCATGGTAAGATTGTTCAAAGGAATGGCTACATCGACCTACCTTTGGAAAAGTGTGAAGGAAAAACCACGAAACGTCAAATATCAAGTACCGGCCAGCAAGCGCTGACTCGTTTTGAGGTTCTACAATATATTACAGATTGTACCCTTATCCGTTTAATGCCTGAAACTGGTAGAACCCACCAGATAAGGGTTCATTTATCACATTTGGGACATCCTTTGGTAGGAGATACACTCTACGGCGGCAGTATCGCTCAAATAGGCCGCCATTGCTTACATGCCGATAAAATATCCTTCCTTCACCCCAGAACTGGTCACCCAATGTCCTTTCAAATTCCTTTAGCCGAAGATATGCTGCAGGTAATAACAGAAATGGGAAGGGCTAAACTTTGA
- a CDS encoding methyl-accepting chemotaxis protein, with protein sequence MNSQKLQVLSEVLETIKDIFPMDCMISLTDREKFLKYLPGDKIDVKVKAGDKLAQGDAIDASLSTGKKSEVMVPVEVFGYPFKAVALPVIENGEVIGSVGVGFDISAQEEVASVSETLAASTEEISSSVEEMAASAQQLTAMQTQLSAVAQETNSRLQKTDEILKFIKDIAGQTKLLGLNAAIEAARAGEAGRGFHVVADEIRKLSDRSAVSVKDIADIVHEIRNNTNKLLEFVEKTNQISEGQSEATQYIAKAIEENARLAENLSNVSKNML encoded by the coding sequence ATGAATTCACAAAAGCTACAGGTGTTAAGCGAAGTGTTAGAGACGATTAAAGATATTTTTCCTATGGATTGCATGATTAGCTTAACGGATCGGGAGAAATTTCTAAAATATTTACCAGGGGATAAAATTGATGTCAAGGTTAAGGCTGGGGACAAACTGGCTCAGGGGGATGCCATTGATGCTTCCTTAAGCACTGGAAAGAAAAGTGAAGTAATGGTCCCTGTAGAAGTTTTTGGTTATCCCTTCAAAGCTGTTGCTCTGCCTGTTATAGAAAATGGGGAAGTCATTGGGAGTGTTGGGGTCGGTTTTGATATTTCTGCCCAAGAAGAGGTTGCTAGTGTGTCTGAAACCCTGGCGGCTTCAACCGAGGAAATTAGCAGTAGTGTAGAGGAAATGGCAGCATCGGCCCAACAACTGACGGCAATGCAGACCCAATTAAGTGCTGTGGCTCAGGAGACCAATAGCAGGCTCCAAAAGACCGATGAAATCCTTAAATTTATTAAAGATATTGCTGGGCAGACTAAGCTATTAGGTTTAAATGCAGCCATAGAAGCAGCAAGGGCCGGAGAGGCAGGCAGGGGATTCCATGTGGTTGCCGATGAAATCAGAAAGTTATCGGACCGCAGTGCTGTATCTGTTAAGGATATTGCAGATATAGTGCACGAGATCCGGAATAATACCAATAAACTATTGGAATTTGTAGAAAAAACAAACCAAATTAGTGAAGGACAATCCGAGGCAACCCAGTACATTGCCAAGGCAATTGAAGAAAACGCAAGGTTAGCTGAGAACTTAAGTAATGTTTCAAAGAATATGCTGTAA